The following proteins come from a genomic window of Candidatus Bathyarchaeota archaeon:
- a CDS encoding zinc ribbon domain-containing protein, with translation MPFCPSCGKEIPLESKYCYWCGFQIPPDIQKAKTDSIDICPKCGARMDRRSKLESDWGPWGFNPLGYALGLVKVREYYQCPKCKYQRNIQ, from the coding sequence TTGCCATTCTGTCCCTCATGCGGTAAGGAAATACCTTTAGAATCAAAATACTGTTACTGGTGCGGATTCCAGATACCCCCAGACATACAGAAGGCAAAAACAGATTCAATAGATATATGCCCTAAATGTGGAGCCAGAATGGATAGAAGAAGCAAACTAGAAAGCGACTGGGGACCTTGGGGATTCAATCCACTGGGGTATGCCCTTGGACTCGTGAAAGTAAGAGAATATTATCAATGCCCAAAGTGCAAATATCAGAGGAACATTCAATAA
- a CDS encoding GDP-mannose 4,6-dehydratase — translation MGSHLCDRLIEVGFEVYGLDNLSTGRIENINHLMVNEGFHFIKEDLLNIDKIESFINECDLIFHFAANPDVKAALANSKIDFEQNLVATYKLLEAMRKAEKPKTIIFASTSTVYGEAKVLPTPEDYAPLKPISLYGATKLGCEALIASYTHTFRLKGLVFRFANIIGSRLKHGVIYDFILKLKANPRRLEVLGDGTQTKSYLHIEDCLNGMFKALENFNEDFEVYNIGGEDQVNVKTIAEIVIKEMGLKNVEVKFLGGPEGRGWIGDVKNMLLDCRKLKALGWKPKHSGFEAIQLTARELIKELMKY, via the coding sequence ATGGGGAGTCATTTATGTGATCGTTTAATTGAAGTGGGGTTTGAGGTTTATGGTTTAGATAATTTATCTACTGGTAGAATTGAAAACATAAATCATTTAATGGTTAATGAAGGATTTCATTTTATAAAGGAAGATTTACTTAATATAGATAAGATTGAATCCTTCATTAATGAGTGCGATTTAATTTTTCATTTTGCAGCTAACCCTGATGTTAAAGCGGCTTTAGCTAATAGCAAGATAGATTTTGAACAAAATTTAGTAGCCACCTATAAGCTTTTAGAGGCTATGCGGAAAGCTGAAAAACCTAAAACTATTATTTTCGCTTCTACTTCAACAGTTTATGGTGAAGCTAAGGTTTTACCTACGCCTGAAGATTATGCGCCTTTAAAGCCTATAAGCCTTTATGGTGCAACAAAGCTTGGTTGCGAAGCTTTAATAGCTTCTTACACGCATACCTTTAGGCTTAAAGGTTTAGTTTTTAGGTTCGCTAACATCATCGGTTCTAGGCTTAAGCATGGCGTTATCTATGATTTTATTCTTAAGCTTAAAGCTAACCCAAGGAGACTTGAGGTTTTAGGTGATGGAACACAAACAAAATCCTATTTGCATATTGAAGATTGCTTAAATGGCATGTTTAAGGCTTTAGAAAACTTTAATGAAGATTTTGAAGTTTATAATATAGGTGGGGAAGATCAAGTTAACGTTAAGACTATAGCTGAAATCGTGATAAAGGAAATGGGGTTAAAAAATGTGGAAGTTAAATTTTTAGGTGGACCAGAAGGTCGAGGATGGATTGGCGATGTTAAAAATATGCTTTTAGATTGCAGAAAACTAAAAGCTTTAGGCTGGAAGCCTAAACACTCTGGATTTGAAGCTATTCAACTAACTGCTCGAGAGCTTATTAAAGAGTTGATGAAATATTAA
- a CDS encoding class I SAM-dependent methyltransferase: MLRIKQKYNTAKRLLREKGINFLLVHFFKKYIFRKIFHLVNYLDNKLGFFAIVLFFQEPYFSKGKFTMKINIIAQDKEEFFELIKIAKKNNVKKILEIGTYKGGTALLFSKLLNAEVTSIDIQIPFLRRRILEYISKGKIKTIVGNSHLKETLEKIKENHYDMLFIDGDHSLEGVKKDYEMYSPLVKDNGIIAFHDITSDEGVKKFWRTLSSKGLEIISKENPLGIGVLIKKRNEEELESKQFYR, encoded by the coding sequence ATGTTGAGAATAAAACAAAAATATAACACTGCAAAAAGACTTTTAAGAGAGAAAGGAATAAACTTTTTACTTGTTCATTTTTTTAAAAAATACATTTTCAGAAAAATTTTTCATCTTGTTAATTATCTTGACAATAAACTAGGATTTTTTGCAATAGTCTTATTTTTTCAAGAGCCATATTTCTCTAAAGGAAAATTTACTATGAAGATAAATATTATCGCTCAAGATAAAGAGGAATTTTTTGAATTGATTAAAATTGCAAAAAAGAATAATGTAAAGAAAATCCTTGAAATAGGAACTTATAAAGGTGGAACTGCTCTTTTATTTTCTAAGCTTTTAAATGCTGAGGTTACAAGCATTGATATTCAAATTCCCTTTCTTAGAAGAAGAATTCTTGAATATATTAGTAAAGGTAAGATAAAAACAATAGTTGGAAACTCTCACTTAAAGGAAACATTAGAAAAAATTAAAGAAAATCATTATGATATGTTGTTTATTGATGGAGACCATAGTTTAGAAGGCGTAAAAAAAGATTATGAAATGTATTCTCCTTTAGTAAAAGATAATGGTATAATTGCCTTTCACGACATAACTAGTGATGAAGGTGTAAAAAAGTTTTGGAGAACACTTTCTTCTAAAGGCTTAGAAATCATAAGTAAAGAAAATCCTTTAGGAATAGGTGTTCTAATAAAGAAAAGAAATGAAGAAGAATTGGAAAGTAAACAATTTTATCGATGA
- a CDS encoding glycosyltransferase → MTLTSIYGTVYNNVKYIKRCLDSLVKALPNFDDEYELVIVDNYSTDGTFKILKKFCEMHKNVKLFRTRCTRGKGRDIALRNTSGEYVCTIDFDNIFEKEFGIILEKLKRVCTHGTFWSPYGFSTRKTCIEIIGGWKDLNYGEDWEFWARTIATGVIFKKICIPNFSQTENVKAREARYAKGFSFYNRKVRNIIDTIRGCNFNLSKEEFLIKKFTPTAFLALVLFPILKPLAFKYDEKLSNIEFIYKNEQLLFPEDFGLPINWFFTSWSYINFVLPIVKKRINELMRRDKKLELKYFKKRDMLVCTRDNHLIEKYLSYLF, encoded by the coding sequence ATGACGCTTACATCAATTTATGGTACAGTATATAATAATGTTAAATATATTAAAAGATGTTTAGATAGTTTAGTTAAGGCTCTCCCAAATTTTGACGATGAATATGAACTTGTCATAGTCGATAATTACTCAACGGATGGGACATTTAAAATATTAAAAAAGTTTTGTGAGATGCATAAAAATGTAAAGCTGTTTAGAACAAGGTGTACAAGAGGTAAAGGAAGGGATATAGCGCTTAGGAATACATCTGGAGAATACGTGTGCACTATAGATTTTGATAATATATTTGAAAAAGAATTTGGAATAATTTTAGAAAAATTGAAAAGAGTATGCACTCATGGAACTTTTTGGTCTCCATATGGATTTTCAACAAGGAAAACATGTATTGAAATAATTGGTGGTTGGAAAGATTTAAATTATGGAGAAGATTGGGAATTCTGGGCACGTACTATAGCCACAGGAGTAATCTTTAAAAAAATTTGCATTCCGAATTTTTCTCAAACTGAAAATGTTAAAGCAAGAGAAGCGCGTTATGCTAAAGGCTTTTCTTTCTATAATAGGAAGGTAAGAAACATTATAGACACTATAAGAGGATGTAATTTTAATCTTTCTAAAGAGGAATTCCTTATTAAGAAATTTACTCCTACAGCTTTCTTAGCTTTAGTTTTATTTCCGATTTTAAAACCACTAGCATTCAAGTATGATGAGAAGCTTTCAAATATTGAGTTTATTTATAAAAATGAACAATTATTGTTTCCAGAAGATTTTGGATTACCTATTAATTGGTTTTTTACAAGTTGGAGTTATATAAACTTTGTGTTACCTATAGTTAAAAAAAGAATTAATGAGCTGATGAGAAGAGATAAAAAATTAGAATTAAAGTATTTTAAGAAGAGGGATATGTTAGTTTGCACAAGAGACAACCATCTTATTGAAAAGTATTTATCTTATCTTTTTTAA
- a CDS encoding glycosyltransferase gives MLLKEERNMKIDVIVCTKNSEKTLKNCLQLIRKFIQINRLIIIDGGSADATVEIAKKFNAEIYYDGGVSLGLARNLGLNLAETEIVAFIDSDAYITKEWFPKLIKYFDDPKVALVSNLTIYGCNVAPIKRLYEYMYLKKRMNFIGFISTLVRRKTVIEMGGIKDLPSCEDQELFERVIKNGYKWISDNTVITYHPQGLINHLKHYYWWGKGYRRKWKIWRPLKMFITSPAVGLKLALVCHPIHLIYYPLLRFTFLYGYVKERNCCVT, from the coding sequence ATGTTGTTAAAAGAAGAAAGAAATATGAAGATTGATGTAATTGTATGCACTAAAAATAGCGAAAAAACTTTAAAAAACTGTTTACAGCTAATAAGAAAATTTATTCAAATAAATCGTTTAATAATTATTGATGGAGGCTCTGCAGATGCTACAGTTGAAATTGCAAAAAAATTTAATGCTGAAATATATTATGATGGGGGTGTAAGTTTAGGTTTAGCCAGAAATTTAGGGCTTAACTTAGCTGAAACAGAAATAGTTGCATTTATAGATTCAGATGCTTATATAACTAAAGAGTGGTTTCCCAAATTAATTAAATATTTTGATGACCCAAAAGTAGCTTTAGTATCAAACTTAACTATATATGGATGTAATGTAGCGCCAATTAAACGTTTATATGAATATATGTATTTGAAAAAACGAATGAACTTTATTGGGTTTATTAGCACATTGGTTAGAAGAAAAACTGTTATTGAAATGGGAGGAATAAAAGATTTACCTTCTTGTGAAGATCAAGAATTATTTGAACGAGTTATTAAAAATGGTTATAAATGGATATCTGATAACACGGTAATAACTTATCATCCGCAAGGATTAATTAACCACCTTAAGCATTACTATTGGTGGGGTAAAGGTTATAGAAGGAAATGGAAAATATGGAGACCGTTAAAAATGTTTATTACAAGTCCTGCTGTAGGTTTAAAGTTAGCACTAGTTTGTCACCCAATTCATTTAATATATTATCCTTTATTACGCTTCACTTTTTTATATGGATACGTAAAAGAAAGAAACTGTTGTGTTACTTAA
- a CDS encoding glycosyltransferase family 4 protein: MKVCLIHTGNPYKIVGGVETYLLNLAKYIKNEGHQVYIAFSELKENLILKILRKTIRIDVSELLRDFVSASKAVKLRADIYHGYGGALYPLLKLKLPKKSFVATLHGTTYGLMKATFPTLHYRIAVLQKEKITQHFSDMIIAVSKQVMLEAIKFYHTPEEKIRIIYNGVDTPLFNSIKKEDAKNCLKIPLDIPVISFIGRCDHQKGADKLIQIIKYLMKHSLYDKLLIQIVGWGGKYFKEVQELSQRLQNRVILRSFIPYKEVILRVSASDIFIFPTRYEGHSIALLEAMAAGNAIITSKLPSIQETLNEREGILIEVDKPIEEWCKALEKLLNDDKLLKKFQELARKKAYEFPLERTLKETMNVYYELTSLN, translated from the coding sequence ATGAAAGTTTGCCTTATACATACAGGAAATCCTTATAAAATTGTTGGTGGAGTAGAAACCTATCTACTTAATTTAGCTAAATACATTAAAAATGAGGGGCATCAAGTGTATATAGCCTTCTCTGAGTTAAAAGAAAATTTAATATTAAAAATTCTTAGAAAAACTATAAGAATTGATGTTTCTGAGTTGTTACGAGATTTTGTTTCAGCATCTAAAGCGGTAAAACTGAGAGCAGACATCTATCATGGATATGGGGGAGCTTTGTACCCATTACTAAAGCTAAAGCTTCCTAAAAAATCATTTGTAGCAACATTGCATGGAACAACTTATGGTCTTATGAAGGCAACCTTTCCAACACTTCACTATCGAATTGCAGTTTTACAGAAGGAAAAAATTACGCAGCATTTTAGTGATATGATTATTGCAGTTAGTAAGCAAGTGATGCTTGAAGCTATAAAATTTTATCATACACCAGAAGAAAAAATCCGCATAATATATAATGGAGTTGATACTCCCCTTTTTAATTCTATAAAAAAAGAAGATGCAAAAAATTGCTTAAAAATTCCATTAGATATTCCGGTAATAAGCTTTATAGGACGATGCGACCATCAAAAAGGAGCAGATAAATTAATTCAAATTATTAAATATTTAATGAAGCATTCATTATATGATAAATTGCTCATTCAAATAGTTGGATGGGGTGGAAAGTATTTTAAAGAAGTTCAAGAACTTTCACAACGTTTACAAAATAGAGTAATCTTAAGGAGTTTTATTCCATATAAAGAAGTAATTCTTCGAGTATCTGCATCTGATATTTTTATATTCCCAACAAGATATGAAGGGCATTCAATAGCTTTGTTGGAAGCTATGGCAGCTGGAAACGCTATAATAACATCTAAATTGCCTTCAATTCAAGAAACATTAAATGAGAGAGAAGGAATTTTAATTGAAGTTGATAAGCCGATCGAAGAATGGTGTAAAGCTTTAGAAAAACTATTAAATGATGATAAGTTGCTTAAGAAATTTCAAGAGCTTGCACGAAAAAAAGCTTATGAGTTTCCTTTAGAAAGAACTCTTAAGGAAACGATGAATGTTTATTATGAGCTTACCTCTTTAAACTGA
- a CDS encoding glycosyltransferase family 2 protein: MKVSVILPTYNRAKLLKSSLESLINLHPDEIIIINDSTDDTENVINELKSKINLKINLKIITHKKRVGSAKARNEAIKEAEGDLLFFTDDDHIYPDSTLLEKIKRIFTDNPIIGAIVLKEYKKGKKSTKVTFKKRFLMMLTEWIILELFQQKRGYVKYGSSAMIVKRSIMNRIKYDEGYIRNCWREESQLQLDIQKLNWKIYFDPSLYFQHIYVDYGGYRTISREKYHYWTIRNHTRFLKKNFPWKILPFFLLFLQANIRKGRAKEFIKAFKDGLKS, encoded by the coding sequence ATGAAGGTTTCAGTAATATTGCCTACCTACAATCGAGCTAAACTGTTAAAATCATCTTTAGAATCATTAATTAATCTACATCCAGATGAAATAATAATAATAAACGACTCCACGGATGATACAGAAAATGTTATTAACGAATTAAAAAGTAAAATTAATTTAAAAATTAATTTAAAAATTATTACACATAAAAAAAGAGTTGGTAGTGCTAAAGCTCGAAACGAAGCTATTAAAGAAGCTGAAGGAGATCTTTTATTCTTTACCGATGATGATCATATCTATCCAGATTCAACCCTTCTCGAAAAAATTAAAAGAATATTTACTGATAATCCAATTATTGGGGCAATTGTCTTAAAGGAATATAAGAAAGGAAAGAAAAGCACGAAGGTTACTTTTAAAAAAAGATTTCTCATGATGCTTACTGAATGGATAATTCTTGAATTATTTCAACAAAAACGAGGATATGTTAAATATGGTTCAAGCGCAATGATAGTTAAACGTTCTATTATGAATCGTATAAAGTATGATGAAGGATACATTAGAAATTGTTGGAGAGAAGAAAGTCAATTACAATTAGATATTCAAAAATTAAATTGGAAAATTTATTTTGATCCCAGCCTTTATTTTCAGCATATATATGTAGATTATGGAGGGTATAGAACTATTTCGCGAGAAAAGTATCACTATTGGACAATAAGAAATCATACAAGGTTTCTTAAAAAAAATTTCCCATGGAAAATCCTTCCATTCTTTCTTTTATTTTTACAAGCTAACATCCGTAAGGGAAGAGCGAAAGAATTTATAAAAGCTTTTAAGGATGGATTAAAATCATGA
- a CDS encoding glycosyltransferase yields the protein MKILCIVWAKGSRRMGELASFLNGKLWSFTILPRVKILAPIRYLLQGLATIIKLIKEKPKVLVVQNPPIFAPLICLIYAKLTNRIIIVDHHCVWSEKTIKYPLIRKFIRLLEKFVVKNSHMNLSPNDFWTDMLIQFNAKQTLTLYDFVDKKWFKNADFSIRLSFPNEYEILVAPCGGHPLERPDILIEAVKNFKNLILVITGEKKYLQKHINLTTELNVNNVYFTGFLPEEKYKGLLLTCSFIANISDEPYTIPHFIAEALAAGKPVISTNNPAITNVFKKGVITVSENNPIEVKKKLKLMIERKEDYYKEANLEYNELKKKSEKQRVNLFNFINKFLLMSYNASDKN from the coding sequence ATGAAGATTTTATGCATTGTTTGGGCTAAAGGCTCAAGAAGAATGGGTGAGTTAGCTTCGTTTTTAAATGGAAAACTATGGAGCTTTACAATTCTACCTAGAGTTAAGATACTTGCACCTATAAGGTATTTATTGCAAGGTTTAGCAACTATAATTAAACTTATTAAAGAAAAACCAAAGGTTTTAGTAGTTCAAAATCCTCCGATATTTGCCCCTTTAATATGTTTAATTTATGCTAAGTTAACGAATAGAATAATTATAGTAGACCATCATTGCGTTTGGAGTGAAAAAACAATAAAATACCCATTGATAAGAAAGTTTATTAGGCTTTTAGAAAAGTTTGTAGTTAAAAACTCACATATGAATCTTTCCCCAAACGATTTCTGGACAGATATGTTAATCCAATTTAACGCAAAACAGACTTTAACTCTTTATGATTTTGTAGATAAAAAATGGTTTAAAAATGCAGATTTCTCTATTCGATTAAGCTTTCCTAATGAATACGAAATTCTAGTTGCTCCATGTGGAGGTCATCCATTAGAGCGTCCAGATATTCTTATTGAAGCTGTTAAAAATTTTAAAAATCTCATACTTGTTATTACAGGCGAAAAAAAGTATTTGCAAAAACATATTAACCTAACTACTGAATTAAATGTAAATAATGTTTACTTTACAGGTTTTCTACCAGAAGAAAAATATAAAGGGCTTCTTTTAACATGCAGCTTTATCGCTAATATTTCTGATGAACCATATACAATTCCTCATTTTATAGCAGAAGCATTAGCTGCTGGTAAACCTGTGATAAGCACTAATAACCCTGCTATCACAAATGTTTTTAAAAAAGGTGTGATAACAGTGAGTGAAAATAACCCTATTGAAGTTAAAAAGAAATTAAAGCTAATGATAGAAAGAAAAGAGGATTACTATAAAGAAGCGAATCTTGAATATAATGAGCTTAAAAAGAAAAGTGAAAAACAAAGAGTAAATTTATTTAATTTTATAAATAAATTTTTATTGATGAGTTACAATGCATCCGATAAAAATTAA
- a CDS encoding transglutaminase domain-containing protein produces the protein MRKKKATLDDILKILNEIVKINLETLNYSKLILKQLSNNDESDKNSNGNRSVMPIVDFRFGEQYYVNDFLQLNNPTLKAIVSKITFNSNDEKVKAITEYIKKNYTYPFMMDGTPSCGGYFLRFQKDNRFKGWYWKAIRDYMWSFPVECAIQGYGICIDTSNLAFSLLRMLGVQAKVCLGAVYETKSGQLLGYHAWVEVPYKNETYVFETTIHPDGENLLPARVVYGKKMDVYYVKEAEYDEEEYREIQS, from the coding sequence TTGAGAAAAAAGAAGGCTACGCTGGATGATATTCTAAAAATACTTAATGAAATAGTTAAGATTAACTTGGAAACTCTTAATTATAGCAAGCTGATTTTAAAGCAGCTTTCAAACAATGATGAAAGCGATAAAAATAGTAATGGTAATCGAAGCGTTATGCCTATTGTCGACTTTAGGTTTGGCGAGCAATATTATGTAAATGATTTTTTGCAGCTTAATAATCCAACTTTAAAAGCTATTGTCTCAAAGATAACTTTCAACTCGAATGATGAAAAAGTTAAGGCTATAACAGAATATATTAAGAAGAATTATACATATCCTTTTATGATGGATGGAACGCCAAGCTGCGGCGGTTATTTCTTACGTTTCCAAAAAGATAATCGTTTTAAAGGTTGGTATTGGAAGGCTATACGCGATTATATGTGGAGTTTTCCAGTTGAATGCGCAATCCAAGGCTATGGAATTTGTATTGATACAAGCAATTTAGCTTTTTCGCTGCTTCGCATGCTAGGCGTTCAAGCGAAAGTTTGCTTAGGAGCTGTTTATGAAACAAAAAGCGGGCAATTGCTGGGCTATCACGCGTGGGTTGAAGTTCCATATAAAAATGAAACATATGTTTTTGAAACAACAATTCATCCAGATGGCGAAAATCTTTTGCCTGCTCGCGTGGTTTACGGCAAGAAAATGGATGTTTATTATGTGAAAGAAGCTGAATATGATGAAGAAGAGTATAGAGAGATTCAAAGTTAA
- a CDS encoding DNA adenine methylase: protein MEGVQRKKRLCFFGYLGGKQYLLKHLLKLIPLHRVYCEPFGGAASLLLNKPFSEVEVYNDKCGDLVNLFLAVRDSPEEFLEKFKFLVYSRKLHDEWRKELKSNEASIDPVERAARFLYILLTSYAGDFNGGWQISRTKPRKFVIEEETLKKIHERLKNVYIECDDFTRVIPRWDGVDTFFYLDPPYIGTENNFYDLTEQEHCNLAELLRSVKGKWLLTYNDHLLIYKLYKGFKISKVSVAAVASKVKNGKRGRIRHLIIRNY, encoded by the coding sequence ATGGAAGGTGTACAGCGAAAAAAGCGGTTATGTTTTTTCGGTTATTTAGGCGGGAAGCAATATCTTTTAAAACATTTATTAAAATTGATTCCGCTTCACCGTGTTTATTGCGAGCCTTTCGGCGGCGCCGCTTCATTGCTACTCAATAAACCTTTTAGCGAAGTTGAAGTTTATAATGATAAATGCGGGGATCTTGTTAATTTATTTTTAGCGGTTAGAGATTCGCCTGAAGAGTTTCTTGAAAAATTTAAGTTTCTTGTTTATAGCCGTAAGCTGCATGATGAATGGAGAAAAGAGCTTAAAAGTAATGAAGCCTCTATCGATCCTGTTGAGCGAGCGGCTAGGTTTTTATACATTTTGCTAACAAGTTATGCTGGAGACTTTAATGGCGGATGGCAAATATCTAGGACTAAACCTAGAAAATTCGTTATTGAAGAGGAAACTTTAAAAAAGATACATGAGCGATTAAAAAATGTTTATATTGAATGCGACGATTTCACGCGGGTAATTCCTAGATGGGATGGTGTTGACACGTTCTTTTACTTGGATCCACCATATATAGGCACAGAAAACAATTTTTATGATTTAACAGAGCAGGAACATTGCAATTTAGCTGAATTACTGCGTAGCGTAAAGGGTAAATGGCTTTTAACATATAACGATCATCTGTTGATTTATAAGCTTTATAAAGGCTTTAAAATTTCTAAAGTTTCTGTTGCAGCTGTTGCGTCAAAAGTTAAAAATGGAAAAAGGGGCAGAATAAGGCATTTAATTATTAGAAACTATTGA
- a CDS encoding terminase family protein, whose amino-acid sequence MNIKTRIEALEKKLKPLTSEDLKLIKSLENILSFCDYIGFKPTEYQKKFLLDNNHFIVLRWARQSGKSITVSVKLLWYALKNPYWFIMIVGPSFRQSKLVLQKRLTPLLKKIPKRFIKKVLKTKIEFMNGSAIECYPGNPDTIRGPTCHVVYVDEMNFIADDEEVYDAILFTINTTNGYVILSSTPWTTDHIFYRICYENDFSDYSRYHVTWREALEPNGPLKKMIFEKLKKQFASDPWRWKREMEAEFAEDEDVWLSQSLISQCIDPELEYWDERSLVANVP is encoded by the coding sequence ATGAATATAAAAACTCGAATAGAAGCTTTAGAAAAAAAGCTTAAACCTTTAACCAGCGAAGATTTAAAGTTAATTAAAAGTTTAGAGAATATTTTAAGCTTTTGCGATTATATTGGTTTTAAGCCAACGGAATATCAAAAAAAGTTTCTTTTAGACAATAACCACTTTATTGTTTTGCGTTGGGCTAGGCAAAGCGGGAAAAGCATAACCGTAAGCGTAAAACTGCTTTGGTATGCGCTTAAAAATCCATATTGGTTTATTATGATTGTTGGTCCTAGCTTTAGGCAAAGCAAGCTTGTGCTTCAAAAACGTTTAACACCATTGCTTAAAAAGATTCCGAAAAGATTCATTAAAAAAGTTTTGAAAACAAAAATAGAATTTATGAATGGAAGCGCAATAGAATGCTATCCTGGAAACCCTGATACAATTCGAGGCCCTACATGCCATGTTGTTTATGTTGATGAAATGAATTTTATAGCTGATGATGAAGAAGTTTATGATGCAATATTATTTACAATTAATACTACAAACGGTTATGTAATTTTAAGCTCTACACCTTGGACAACAGATCATATATTTTATCGCATTTGCTATGAAAATGACTTCAGCGATTACAGCAGATATCACGTTACTTGGCGGGAAGCTTTAGAGCCGAATGGCCCTCTTAAAAAAATGATTTTCGAGAAATTAAAGAAGCAGTTTGCAAGCGATCCATGGCGTTGGAAACGCGAGATGGAAGCTGAATTCGCTGAAGATGAAGATGTTTGGCTTTCTCAAAGCTTAATAAGCCAATGCATCGACCCTGAATTGGAATATTGGGATGAGCGGTCACTAGTGGCGAATGTTCCATGA
- a CDS encoding phage portal protein, translating into MVGKKKAKDKTYNANWGGKRPGAGRKKLKKVEEFKEEIKGEIKKEGLKAQKEPTFTLSASSKYEPLANIPGVIILDKAVKKANETVTFSASISKYEPYSDGVYNKFMKAYEKDEVIRSCVNLIAQFVMAAGFETKTEPEDLKLKEYIDQINARVNLDDVIRIAIINAKIFGKAAFEIVLDADKNPEMLIPLDSTQITPNISEDWKLQGFNYKGEELAYQPEQILYFANNCISGDLEGISAIEPIYNAFEVRQMILTEALKEASIVLWAGIGIHRLDTSGVDWTREQIEQIIRQHISQIKPGKHIATTARWDIQIVDLKPNIENLIATLEYLDQTIISAFQVPRFLLGREKEVNRATAYAELESFIHGPIQEMQRWIKRELEAQWYNRLVKKFYGVKEAPQVKVRHIWKPIQTSDFIELLRSVAQAYGKGEGFLSKEKALELLNLSPG; encoded by the coding sequence ATGGTGGGGAAAAAGAAGGCGAAAGATAAAACTTATAACGCGAACTGGGGTGGTAAAAGACCAGGCGCTGGAAGAAAAAAGCTAAAAAAGGTAGAGGAGTTTAAAGAAGAGATTAAAGGGGAGATTAAAAAAGAGGGGCTTAAAGCGCAAAAGGAGCCAACCTTTACGCTTTCAGCTTCAAGCAAATATGAGCCTCTAGCCAACATTCCAGGCGTAATAATTCTTGATAAAGCAGTTAAGAAAGCGAATGAAACTGTTACGTTTTCAGCTTCAATTTCAAAGTATGAACCGTATAGCGATGGCGTTTATAATAAATTCATGAAGGCTTACGAGAAAGATGAAGTAATAAGATCATGCGTAAATTTGATTGCTCAATTCGTTATGGCTGCTGGCTTTGAGACAAAAACAGAGCCTGAAGATTTAAAGCTTAAAGAGTATATAGATCAAATTAATGCTAGAGTAAACCTTGATGATGTAATTCGTATAGCTATTATTAATGCGAAAATCTTTGGTAAAGCTGCTTTTGAAATAGTTTTAGATGCTGATAAAAATCCTGAAATGCTTATTCCGCTTGATTCAACGCAGATTACGCCTAATATAAGCGAGGATTGGAAGCTTCAAGGATTCAATTATAAAGGTGAGGAGCTAGCTTATCAACCTGAGCAAATTCTTTATTTTGCTAACAACTGTATTTCAGGCGATTTAGAAGGAATAAGCGCGATCGAACCAATTTATAACGCTTTTGAAGTTAGGCAAATGATTTTAACTGAAGCTTTAAAGGAAGCTTCAATAGTTTTATGGGCTGGTATAGGAATTCATAGGCTTGACACAAGCGGTGTTGATTGGACAAGAGAGCAGATTGAGCAAATAATTCGCCAGCATATCAGCCAAATTAAGCCTGGAAAGCATATTGCTACAACTGCTCGTTGGGATATTCAAATAGTTGATTTAAAACCGAATATTGAAAATTTAATTGCGACACTTGAATATCTTGATCAAACAATAATATCAGCTTTTCAGGTTCCAAGGTTTCTTCTTGGAAGAGAAAAGGAAGTTAATAGAGCAACTGCTTACGCTGAGCTTGAAAGCTTTATTCATGGCCCTATACAAGAAATGCAAAGATGGATTAAACGCGAGCTTGAGGCGCAATGGTATAATAGGCTGGTTAAAAAGTTTTATGGCGTTAAAGAAGCCCCTCAAGTTAAAGTTAGACATATATGGAAGCCGATTCAAACAAGCGATTTTATTGAGCTTCTTCGCTCTGTCGCGCAAGCTTATGGAAAAGGTGAAGGATTCCTAAGCAAAGAGAAGGCTTTAGAATTATTGAATTTAAGCCCAGGGTGA